Proteins encoded by one window of Rhinoderma darwinii isolate aRhiDar2 chromosome 2 unlocalized genomic scaffold, aRhiDar2.hap1 SUPER_2_unloc_54, whole genome shotgun sequence:
- the LOC142677686 gene encoding phosphatidylinositol polyphosphate 5-phosphatase type IV-like, translating into MEEPNISLQKFSVIKDMADEKSSDLSHSKYCDITSKNTKKSAFSLLTRLRSKNIRKRNVGSSAVIGARELDRYFPDRRLRLYVATWNMEGKDYPQNVEDLLLPSDDTKDIYVIGVQEGCPNRREWEIQLQETLGPHYVLYHSSGLGVLYLTIFVRRELIWFCSEVEHTHVTTRLFHHVKTKGALGVAFTVFGTSFLFINSHTSRFDRVFWFGDLNFQLKEDRKNVESLLQKIQGKDMSSLLKHDHLNEAKNNGSIFLGFKEHTIDFLPTYKFDIGKDTYDTSAKQRIPSYTDRVLFKSQCEGDVRVLRYDSCPVLKTSDHRPVFGIFEVKIRPGSDE; encoded by the exons atggaggagcctaacatctcgctccagaagttttctgtcatcaaagatatggcagatgaaaaatccagcgatcttagtcacagcaaatattgtgacattacgtcaaagaacaccaagaagagcgcattcagcctgctgacccgcctgcgctccaaaaatatccgtaaaag aaacgttggcagcagcgctgtgatcggcgctagagaactggatcgctatttcccagatagacggttgagactatatgttgccacctggaatatggagggaaag gattacccgcaaaatgtggaggatctgctgttaccatcagatgatacgaaagacatttatgttattggcgttcaggaaggatgtccaaacag acgggaatgggagatacaattacaggagacccttggaccacactatgtattataccactcctccgggctcggagtcctgtatctcaccatctttgttcgacgggaactaatctggttctgctcag aggtagagcacacccatgtaacaaccaggctattccaccatgtgaaaactaaaggagccttgggtgttgccttcaccgtctttggaacatctttcctttttattaattcacat accagccgctttgatcgggtgttttggtttggagacctcaattttcaacttaaagaggacagaaaaaatgtggaatctcttctgcagaagatccaaggaaaagatatgtccagtctcctcaaacacgaccatctgaatgaagccaagaacaatg ggtccatatttctagggttcaaggagcacaccattgatttccttcctacatataaatttgacattggcaaagacacctatgatacatcagcaaagcagagaattccatcatatacg gacagggtgttgtttaaaagccaatgtgagggagatgtgcgagtcctgagatacgactcttgccctgttttgaagacctcagaccaccgacctgtttttggcatctttgaagtaaagatcaggcccggttcagatgagtaa